Proteins encoded within one genomic window of Couchioplanes caeruleus:
- a CDS encoding universal stress protein yields the protein MTASAARVIIGFDGSPAASAAVDVGAKLFPGARAWIVHLWTPPFASETLRRRLWSGTANVDEYAEAIELEGAREAERVAGVGVTLAAAAGWRAEALVERGYGGDGVQFAQLAERLDADVVVVGSRGLGGTRAVLGSVSDMVVHYARRPVLVVPHPLLAADRAALADGSIVTGWDGSPDAEATRNAARTLFGGREIEPVAVEDRGGPQPEPVDGAVTVLHHDGMLPRSGRAIAGALSAYARKRNAAVLAVGSRGRSAVEEILLGSVAMATLHQAHRPVLIVHRRGEDSAA from the coding sequence ATGACCGCATCTGCTGCACGAGTGATCATCGGCTTCGACGGCTCGCCGGCGGCGAGCGCCGCGGTCGACGTCGGCGCGAAACTGTTTCCCGGCGCACGAGCGTGGATCGTTCACCTGTGGACGCCGCCGTTCGCCAGCGAGACGTTGCGTCGGCGACTCTGGAGCGGGACGGCGAATGTCGACGAGTACGCCGAAGCGATCGAGCTCGAAGGCGCGCGGGAGGCCGAGCGCGTCGCCGGTGTCGGGGTCACCCTGGCCGCAGCGGCCGGCTGGCGGGCCGAGGCGTTGGTGGAGCGTGGCTACGGCGGTGACGGAGTCCAGTTCGCGCAGCTGGCCGAGAGGCTCGACGCCGACGTGGTCGTGGTCGGCTCCCGGGGGCTCGGCGGCACCCGGGCTGTGCTCGGCAGCGTGTCGGACATGGTGGTGCACTATGCCCGGCGGCCGGTACTCGTGGTTCCGCACCCGTTGCTGGCCGCGGATCGTGCCGCCCTCGCCGACGGATCGATCGTGACCGGCTGGGACGGGTCCCCGGACGCGGAGGCCACCCGCAATGCGGCCCGTACTTTGTTCGGTGGCCGGGAGATCGAGCCGGTCGCCGTGGAGGACCGCGGCGGGCCGCAACCCGAACCCGTCGACGGTGCGGTGACGGTCCTGCACCATGACGGCATGCTGCCCCGATCCGGTCGTGCGATCGCGGGCGCGCTGAGCGCGTACGCCCGTAAGCGAAATGCCGCCGTGCTGGCCGTCGGCTCGCGGGGTCGCTCGGCGGTCGAGGAGATCCTGCTGGGATCGGTGGCGATGGCGACCCTGCACCAGGCCCATCGGCCGGTCCTGATCGTGCACCGCAGAGGGGAGGATTCTGCGGCGTAG
- a CDS encoding lipase family alpha/beta hydrolase encodes MPRRRSLLIGASSAMALVLLVVLGIRLVADDRPSARPDQASPGPVLLIPGYGGSQASLAPLADRLTSAGRRATVLALPEGGTGDLRRQAAVLDEAVRRELGDGAPSVDVVGYSAGGVVARIWIDRYEGEVVARRVVSLGSPLHGTRLAGAGAAFARKSCPTACRQLAPGSDLLDELADAPLPERLPWLSVWTENDETVQPPDSARLDGAVNVALQRLCPDARVAHGALPSDPMVISLVLQALGTAALAAPSDCPAPTTG; translated from the coding sequence ATGCCGCGCCGCCGTAGCCTCCTGATCGGTGCGTCGTCCGCCATGGCCCTGGTTCTGCTGGTGGTTCTCGGCATCCGGCTGGTCGCCGACGACCGTCCCTCGGCCCGCCCGGACCAGGCCAGCCCGGGGCCGGTCCTTCTCATTCCCGGGTACGGAGGCAGCCAGGCGTCGCTGGCTCCGCTGGCCGACCGGCTGACCTCTGCCGGCCGCCGCGCCACCGTGCTCGCTCTGCCCGAGGGCGGCACCGGCGACCTGCGACGGCAGGCCGCGGTCCTCGACGAGGCCGTGCGCCGGGAGCTGGGCGATGGCGCGCCCTCGGTCGACGTGGTCGGCTACTCGGCCGGCGGCGTCGTCGCCCGGATCTGGATCGACCGGTACGAAGGGGAAGTCGTCGCGCGCCGGGTGGTGAGCCTCGGCTCGCCCCTGCACGGCACCCGGCTCGCCGGCGCCGGCGCGGCCTTCGCCCGTAAGTCCTGTCCGACCGCCTGCCGGCAACTCGCCCCCGGCAGCGATCTGCTGGACGAGCTGGCCGACGCTCCGCTGCCGGAGCGGTTGCCCTGGCTGTCGGTATGGACGGAGAACGACGAGACCGTCCAGCCGCCGGACTCCGCCCGCCTGGACGGCGCGGTCAACGTGGCGCTGCAGCGGCTTTGTCCCGACGCCCGGGTCGCGCATGGAGCGCTGCCGAGCGATCCGATGGTGATCTCGCTGGTACTGCAGGCCCTGGGCACGGCCGCGCTGGCGGCACCGTCCGACTGCCCCGCACCGACCACCGGCTGA
- a CDS encoding alkane 1-monooxygenase: MDVAESLWRDTKRPLWPLALVVPALPFAALLLAATTGWPWAWWLTPVFVLGLIPVVDVLIGDDRANPPEDAVPALQASPYYRWITYLFLPAQFAALVMACAVWIRGPGPAGAVGLVLTAGLVNGIAINTAHELGHKRENVERWLSKIALAPTGYGHFFVEHNRGHHVRVATPEDPASSRLGESFYRFWPRTVLGSLRSAWRLETSRHRLRGRTPWTVRNEILHAWAMTVAMFALLTAAFGPRVLPFLVLQAVVGFSVLEAVNYLEHYGLLRQRNAAGRYEKVDPRHSWNSDRLTTNVFLFQLQRHSDHHANPLRRYQTLRSFDASPQLPAGYATMLLLALVPPLWRRVMDHRVVAHYGGNVSLANTAPGYRPAHPAGRHI, translated from the coding sequence ATGGACGTCGCTGAATCCCTGTGGCGCGACACGAAGCGCCCGCTCTGGCCGCTCGCCCTCGTGGTCCCCGCCCTACCGTTCGCCGCACTGCTCCTGGCCGCCACGACCGGCTGGCCATGGGCCTGGTGGCTGACCCCGGTCTTCGTCCTCGGCCTCATACCGGTCGTCGACGTGCTCATCGGCGACGACCGCGCGAACCCCCCGGAGGACGCGGTGCCTGCCCTGCAGGCCTCGCCGTACTACCGGTGGATCACCTATCTCTTCCTGCCCGCCCAATTCGCCGCGCTGGTCATGGCGTGTGCGGTGTGGATCCGGGGCCCCGGCCCGGCAGGCGCCGTCGGCCTGGTGCTGACCGCCGGACTGGTCAACGGCATCGCCATCAACACCGCCCACGAGCTCGGCCACAAGCGCGAGAATGTCGAACGCTGGCTGTCGAAGATCGCCTTGGCGCCGACCGGCTACGGCCACTTCTTCGTCGAGCACAACCGCGGTCACCACGTCAGGGTGGCCACCCCTGAGGACCCCGCGAGCTCACGACTCGGCGAGAGTTTCTACCGGTTCTGGCCCCGCACGGTGCTGGGCAGCCTGCGCTCGGCCTGGCGGCTCGAGACCTCCCGGCACCGGCTCCGCGGCCGCACGCCATGGACCGTACGCAACGAGATCCTGCACGCCTGGGCCATGACCGTGGCGATGTTCGCCCTCCTGACCGCGGCCTTCGGCCCGCGGGTGCTGCCCTTTCTCGTCCTGCAGGCCGTCGTCGGATTCTCGGTCCTCGAGGCGGTCAACTACCTGGAGCACTACGGGCTGCTGCGCCAGCGCAACGCCGCCGGCCGGTACGAGAAGGTGGACCCCCGCCATAGCTGGAACAGCGACCGCCTGACCACCAACGTCTTCCTCTTCCAGCTCCAGCGCCACAGCGATCACCACGCCAACCCGCTGCGCCGCTACCAGACCTTGCGCAGCTTCGACGCCTCACCGCAGTTGCCGGCCGGCTACGCCACGATGCTGCTCCTCGCCCTCGTCCCACCACTGTGGCGGCGGGTGATGGACCACCGGGTCGTCGCCCACTACGGCGGGAACGTCTCGCTGGCCAACACCGCGCCCGGCTACCGGCCCGCGCACCCGGCTGGACGACACATCTAG
- a CDS encoding MFS transporter — translation MGERRRWLVLVVGMLAMTAGSTFQFGMAYLIPAFRDEGLSLEQAGVLVACPTAGVMLTLIAWGAAADRWGERVVLSTGLGSAGLVLLAARGAQGTASLAVYLALAGAAGGSVLASGRLILGWFARHERALAMGIRQSAQPMGLALAASTLPALATGGTDVPLLFLAGLFLAAATAALLLVRDPAPQPSAAGPEAAGPKPTSTSPYRAPHLWRIHAASTLLVIPQFAVTTFALVFLTDVRGWTVLDAGYLLAGAQACGALGRLGAGYWSDRTDSRLRPMRAIAIATGVGMLALAVAAAAGSSLAVPLLLSLAVVAVSSNGLSFTAVAEYAGSAWAGRALGIQTTGQNVLTAATPPVLALAIGATGFAPSFAVVAAFPLVAAMVVPVAAERAATAAQAGHPARRHSRGDVGSRS, via the coding sequence GTGGGTGAGCGCCGGCGCTGGCTGGTCCTGGTCGTCGGCATGCTGGCGATGACCGCCGGCAGCACGTTCCAGTTCGGGATGGCCTACCTGATCCCCGCATTCCGGGACGAGGGCCTCTCCCTGGAACAGGCCGGCGTCCTGGTCGCCTGCCCCACCGCCGGCGTGATGCTCACCCTCATTGCCTGGGGCGCCGCGGCGGACCGGTGGGGCGAGCGTGTCGTGCTGTCCACAGGCCTCGGGTCGGCCGGCCTTGTCCTGCTCGCCGCCCGTGGGGCGCAGGGCACGGCGAGCCTGGCCGTGTACCTGGCGCTGGCCGGCGCGGCCGGCGGCTCGGTGCTGGCGAGCGGCCGGCTCATCCTCGGCTGGTTCGCGCGGCACGAGCGTGCCTTGGCGATGGGCATCAGGCAGAGTGCGCAGCCGATGGGCCTCGCGCTGGCCGCTTCCACGCTGCCGGCCCTCGCGACCGGTGGCACCGACGTACCACTGTTGTTCCTCGCTGGGTTGTTCCTGGCCGCGGCGACGGCAGCCTTACTGCTTGTCCGCGATCCCGCCCCACAGCCGTCCGCCGCCGGCCCGGAGGCAGCCGGTCCGAAGCCGACCTCGACGTCGCCCTACCGCGCTCCCCATCTGTGGCGCATCCACGCCGCCAGCACGCTTCTGGTCATTCCCCAGTTCGCGGTCACCACGTTCGCGCTCGTGTTCCTCACCGACGTCCGTGGCTGGACGGTCCTCGACGCCGGGTACCTGCTGGCCGGTGCCCAGGCTTGCGGCGCCCTCGGCCGCCTCGGGGCGGGCTACTGGTCCGACCGCACCGACAGCCGCCTGAGGCCCATGCGAGCCATCGCGATCGCTACCGGCGTGGGAATGCTGGCGCTGGCCGTCGCCGCCGCGGCCGGATCGAGTCTGGCGGTGCCCCTCCTGCTGTCCCTGGCGGTAGTGGCGGTGAGCAGCAACGGGTTGTCCTTTACCGCGGTCGCCGAGTACGCGGGCTCCGCGTGGGCCGGCCGAGCCCTCGGCATCCAGACCACGGGCCAGAACGTCCTGACGGCCGCCACTCCGCCGGTCCTGGCCCTGGCGATCGGGGCTACGGGCTTCGCGCCGAGCTTCGCCGTGGTAGCCGCATTCCCCCTTGTCGCCGCGATGGTCGTGCCGGTAGCGGCCGAGCGGGCCGCGACCGCCGCCCAGGCCGGCCACCCGGCGCGGCGTCATTCTCGCGGCGATGTGGGGTCCAGGTCGTAG
- a CDS encoding SAM-dependent methyltransferase yields the protein MRTDTGDQLVELKTQPQLRDWQDFQLSGMPHLISAMHLCQAVHALAETGLLAELRAGLRREDVDALSGFDIELVRGLLRYLVVRGVVDDLPDGYRLSRRGELLTTEVSLARLGVYAGAYGTVTARMGDLLTGKARYDVDVHRDGGALGRHCATLFSVFHSDTIRTATRERGIRTLLDAGCGGGQLLIDACRRDGQLTGIGLDNSAEAIAVAEKLAREHGVADRIQFFVADAFAPETWPEVCRTADAMCIVSALHEHFRHGEAAVAELLRSYARSLPDLTMLLVGEPELLYEDRENHDDFLLIHVLTGQGLPRDRNAWLPVFAQAGLPCRHIYLRPGAGPRLCFYDLDPTSPRE from the coding sequence GTGCGAACCGATACGGGCGACCAGCTCGTCGAACTCAAGACCCAGCCGCAGTTGCGGGATTGGCAGGATTTCCAGCTCTCGGGAATGCCGCACCTCATCAGCGCGATGCATCTGTGCCAGGCGGTCCACGCCCTCGCCGAGACCGGTCTGCTCGCCGAGCTCCGGGCCGGGCTCCGCCGTGAGGATGTCGACGCACTGTCCGGCTTCGACATCGAGCTGGTCCGCGGGCTGCTGCGGTACCTGGTGGTCCGCGGCGTCGTGGACGACCTGCCGGACGGCTACCGGCTGAGCCGCCGGGGCGAGCTGCTGACGACCGAAGTGTCCCTGGCCCGGCTCGGCGTGTACGCGGGGGCGTACGGGACCGTGACCGCACGGATGGGAGATCTGTTGACCGGCAAGGCGCGGTACGACGTGGACGTCCACCGCGACGGCGGTGCGCTGGGCCGGCACTGCGCCACCCTCTTCTCGGTCTTCCACAGCGACACGATCAGGACCGCGACCCGGGAGCGCGGCATCCGGACGCTCCTCGACGCCGGGTGTGGCGGTGGCCAGCTCCTCATCGACGCCTGCCGGCGAGACGGGCAACTGACCGGCATCGGCCTCGACAACTCGGCGGAGGCCATCGCGGTCGCCGAGAAGCTGGCCCGCGAACACGGCGTCGCCGACCGGATCCAGTTCTTCGTGGCGGACGCGTTCGCCCCCGAGACCTGGCCGGAGGTCTGCCGCACTGCCGACGCCATGTGCATCGTCAGCGCGCTGCACGAGCACTTCCGCCACGGCGAGGCCGCCGTGGCGGAGCTCCTCCGCAGCTACGCCCGCAGCCTTCCCGACCTGACGATGCTGTTGGTCGGCGAGCCGGAACTGCTGTACGAGGACCGGGAGAACCACGACGACTTCCTGCTGATCCACGTGCTGACCGGTCAGGGGCTGCCCCGCGACCGCAACGCCTGGCTGCCGGTCTTCGCGCAGGCCGGGCTGCCCTGCCGGCACATCTACCTGCGTCCGGGCGCCGGACCACGGCTGTGCTTCTACGACCTGGACCCCACATCGCCGCGAGAATGA
- a CDS encoding RNA polymerase sigma factor, protein MQEPNLESLARIASGGDLAALNVLLVMVRPEVLRLCTRMLSNREDAEEACQDTLLAMARGLPGFQGRSAFRTWLYRLAANRARSTYRRSGSRRPTAGLDVLYGIADARRTSVVAMTRRDLLDAMSELKAELAEAVALRDLIGLSYGEIAVLQHVPEGTVKSRIHKARLQLRRRLGNDDADPVAVADRGSSGEAPTEEGAAVPGADRPGVAAAGRTGRRGAAPGR, encoded by the coding sequence ATGCAAGAACCGAATCTCGAAAGCCTGGCCCGTATCGCCTCCGGCGGTGATCTGGCCGCCCTGAACGTGCTTCTTGTGATGGTCCGGCCCGAGGTTCTCCGGCTGTGTACCCGCATGTTGTCCAACCGGGAGGACGCGGAGGAGGCGTGCCAGGACACGCTGTTGGCGATGGCCCGGGGACTTCCCGGTTTCCAGGGGCGTTCCGCGTTCCGTACATGGCTGTATCGGCTCGCCGCCAACCGGGCCCGTTCCACCTACCGGCGTTCGGGCTCCCGCCGGCCCACCGCCGGCCTCGATGTGCTCTACGGCATCGCGGATGCCCGCCGGACGAGTGTCGTTGCGATGACGCGACGGGATCTGCTCGACGCCATGAGCGAACTGAAGGCAGAGCTGGCAGAGGCGGTCGCCCTCCGCGATCTGATCGGTCTCAGCTACGGCGAGATCGCGGTGCTCCAGCACGTGCCGGAGGGCACCGTGAAGTCGCGAATACACAAGGCGAGACTGCAATTGCGCAGGCGGCTGGGGAACGACGATGCAGATCCTGTCGCGGTCGCCGACCGTGGATCATCGGGCGAGGCGCCCACTGAGGAGGGCGCCGCAGTCCCGGGAGCGGATCGGCCAGGCGTGGCGGCGGCCGGTCGAACCGGCCGCCGCGGCGCGGCGCCTGGACGGTAG
- a CDS encoding flavin reductase family protein, which produces MHVVPDLKVLYFGTPVVVISSRNDDGTTNLAPMSSAWWLGRSCLLGLGNHSQTAANLERDGEAVLNLPHAALVDAVDRLALTTGRRDVPDYKRRQGYRYVSDKFTVAGLSAQPSDVVGPDRVMQCPIQLECRVMSTRAFGAPAVDATAFEVEVLRTHVEERLLIPGTSHVDPVRWDPLIMKFTEFFGEGRNVYPSRLAAGWNMPHRMPATAAQRRQPARAVEPLH; this is translated from the coding sequence ATGCACGTCGTACCCGACCTCAAGGTGTTGTACTTCGGCACCCCTGTCGTAGTGATCAGCAGCCGCAACGACGACGGCACCACCAACCTGGCGCCGATGTCGTCAGCCTGGTGGCTCGGCCGGTCCTGCCTGCTCGGCCTCGGCAACCACAGCCAGACCGCCGCGAACCTCGAGCGCGACGGCGAGGCGGTGCTCAACCTGCCCCACGCCGCCCTCGTCGACGCCGTCGACCGGTTGGCGCTGACCACCGGACGCCGCGACGTGCCCGACTACAAGCGCCGGCAGGGCTACCGGTACGTGTCGGACAAGTTCACGGTCGCCGGTCTCAGCGCCCAGCCGTCGGACGTCGTCGGACCCGACCGCGTCATGCAGTGCCCCATCCAGTTGGAGTGCCGGGTGATGTCCACCCGCGCGTTCGGCGCGCCGGCCGTCGACGCCACCGCCTTCGAGGTCGAGGTCCTGCGCACCCACGTGGAAGAGCGCCTGCTGATACCGGGCACCTCCCACGTCGACCCCGTGCGCTGGGACCCGCTGATCATGAAGTTCACCGAGTTCTTCGGCGAAGGACGCAACGTGTACCCGTCCCGCCTGGCAGCGGGCTGGAACATGCCACACCGGATGCCCGCCACAGCAGCGCAACGGCGGCAGCCGGCCCGAGCGGTTGAACCCCTCCACTGA
- a CDS encoding PucR family transcriptional regulator, with product MSGDDRHLEPLHAVLDRVSCAVPRLATATVGVVGGRPGAAPMTPAATEALRTIVSRAARWVLGSVDDRAEQAGISEAGLLDPGDHGLTGPLLSQACTDICQRTWKALVAQATPEEGALLLERTARYLAAGSLLVEHVLTCSRSAEEGEAHPEAGRQQLLARLLNGDRRPAPGIPVAATYAVLVVPARHPAATASVAARHDWLAAEQPGCVIVLVPVDGPDRRAEGRVRARHAYRILSPEQPAGLALPATVEDIPAAVTEAREAVATLRRLGRHEPGLLQLDDVLLEAVLCRAPELAARLAGRLRPVTMRDPYLLDTLTAFLDSDCERRELARQLFIHPNTLNHRLRRVSELTGLSLTNAGDLCLLKASLTAWRVTSGADSVSAGRQPVSRAS from the coding sequence TTGTCAGGCGACGACCGACACCTGGAACCCCTGCACGCCGTTCTCGACCGCGTCAGTTGCGCCGTCCCGCGGCTCGCGACGGCCACCGTCGGCGTCGTGGGCGGGCGCCCCGGCGCTGCCCCGATGACGCCGGCCGCCACCGAGGCGCTGCGAACCATCGTCAGCCGTGCCGCACGCTGGGTGCTGGGCAGCGTCGACGACCGCGCCGAGCAGGCGGGCATCAGCGAGGCCGGCCTGCTCGACCCCGGAGACCACGGCCTCACCGGCCCGCTGCTGAGCCAGGCCTGCACCGACATCTGCCAACGCACCTGGAAGGCCCTGGTGGCGCAGGCCACGCCCGAGGAGGGCGCGCTGCTGCTGGAACGCACGGCGCGCTACCTCGCGGCCGGCTCCCTCCTCGTCGAGCACGTGCTCACTTGCTCGCGATCCGCCGAAGAGGGCGAGGCACATCCCGAGGCGGGCCGGCAACAGTTGCTGGCGCGGCTGCTGAACGGCGATCGACGGCCCGCCCCGGGTATTCCGGTCGCTGCCACGTACGCGGTTCTCGTCGTCCCGGCTCGCCACCCGGCCGCCACGGCCTCCGTCGCCGCACGGCACGACTGGCTCGCCGCCGAACAGCCCGGTTGCGTCATCGTGCTGGTGCCGGTCGACGGACCAGATCGCCGCGCCGAGGGGCGGGTCCGGGCCCGGCACGCCTACCGGATCCTGAGCCCGGAGCAACCGGCCGGGCTCGCCCTGCCGGCCACCGTCGAGGACATCCCCGCGGCGGTGACCGAGGCCCGGGAGGCCGTCGCGACCCTGCGGCGGCTCGGTCGCCACGAACCGGGGCTCCTGCAGCTCGACGACGTCCTGCTGGAGGCCGTGCTCTGTCGCGCACCGGAGCTGGCGGCGCGGCTGGCCGGCAGGCTGCGGCCGGTGACGATGCGCGACCCGTACCTGCTCGACACGCTGACAGCCTTCCTGGACAGCGACTGCGAGCGAAGGGAACTCGCCCGGCAACTGTTCATCCACCCGAACACGCTGAACCACCGCCTCCGGCGCGTCTCCGAGCTCACCGGGCTGTCATTGACCAACGCCGGGGACCTCTGCCTGCTGAAGGCCTCGCTCACCGCCTGGCGGGTGACGAGCGGGGCGGACAGCGTTTCCGCCGGCCGCCAACCTGTCTCCCGGGCGTCCTGA
- a CDS encoding TetR/AcrR family transcriptional regulator: MTSAPSYRAANRTRLRESLIAAARELTIAHGWENVRMVDVAKCVGVSRQTVYNEFEGRSGLAQALALTEVEHFVAAVRKELFAQGADVRGAAYAAILHSLQEAADNPLVRAILTSARGGADELLPYLTTRAEAVLQAAGAAVQEWAAAHLPDADPATLSLAGESIIRLTVSHIVLPLAPPATAAADLAEVFVRLLR, encoded by the coding sequence ATGACATCCGCACCCTCGTACCGCGCGGCGAATCGGACGCGGCTTCGCGAGTCGCTGATCGCGGCCGCCCGCGAGCTGACGATCGCGCATGGCTGGGAGAACGTGCGCATGGTGGACGTCGCCAAGTGTGTCGGCGTCAGCCGGCAGACCGTCTACAACGAGTTCGAAGGACGTTCCGGCCTGGCGCAGGCTCTCGCCCTCACCGAGGTCGAGCACTTCGTCGCCGCGGTCCGCAAGGAACTCTTCGCTCAGGGTGCAGATGTGCGCGGCGCGGCGTACGCCGCCATTCTGCACTCGCTTCAGGAGGCTGCCGACAATCCGCTGGTACGAGCCATTCTCACCAGTGCACGCGGAGGCGCGGACGAGCTACTGCCGTACCTGACCACCCGCGCGGAGGCCGTCCTGCAGGCCGCCGGTGCGGCGGTTCAGGAATGGGCCGCCGCTCACCTTCCCGACGCCGACCCGGCAACCCTCTCGCTGGCCGGCGAGTCGATCATCCGTCTCACGGTCAGCCACATCGTGTTGCCACTCGCTCCCCCGGCCACCGCAGCGGCAGACCTGGCTGAGGTATTCGTTCGGCTCCTGCGGTAG
- a CDS encoding gamma-glutamyltransferase family protein codes for MLSRPELHGTYGAVSTTHWLASAAGMAMFDRGGNAFDAAVAAAFVIQVVEPHVNGPAAEAPVMIHDASTGEVTVVAGQGPMPRRASVDTFRRLGLNHIPGSGLLAACVPGAFGAWMKVLQHHGRLRLAEVLEPAIGYAERGFPLLPKAAGIIDVLAPLFREEWTETGKIYLDRGVAPRAGALLRNPDLAATFRRIVREAGAAGRDRELEIQAAVDVFYEGFVAEAIDAFMGSAEALDATGKRHGGLLRGDDLAAWRPTVEPPVTAGYRGHVVHKPGPWTQGPVFLQQLALLEGFDLAAMPHLGPDHLHLVVEAAKLAFGDREAWYGDPDHVDVPLKELLSADYTLERRALIGEHAAAALRPGSPGGRSPWLPPLPEAPPPLEPAWRDQLAHGIPAVVRRTSQNRDTTCVSATDRDGNMVVATQSGGWFSSSPIVPGLGFALSTRGQMAWLAQGHPNSLAPGKRPRTTLSPTIVQAGSGEPLMAFGTPGGDQQDQWTLNFLINHLDFGMTPQAAVEALTFHTGHVPSSFTPRQQPPPVVVVEEGLSEETVDGLRRRGHRLQQVAAQSLGKVCATGHAGDGQVFAAASARGEQAYGIVR; via the coding sequence ATGCTGTCGCGTCCCGAGCTGCACGGCACGTACGGAGCGGTGTCGACCACCCATTGGCTGGCCTCCGCGGCCGGCATGGCGATGTTCGACCGCGGCGGCAACGCCTTCGACGCGGCGGTGGCCGCCGCCTTCGTGATCCAGGTGGTGGAACCGCACGTCAACGGGCCGGCCGCCGAGGCGCCGGTCATGATCCACGACGCCTCGACCGGCGAGGTGACCGTCGTCGCCGGTCAGGGGCCCATGCCCCGCCGAGCCTCCGTCGACACGTTCCGGCGTCTCGGCCTGAACCACATCCCCGGGTCGGGACTGCTGGCGGCCTGCGTTCCCGGTGCCTTCGGCGCGTGGATGAAGGTGCTGCAGCACCACGGGCGGCTGCGGCTCGCCGAGGTGCTGGAGCCGGCCATCGGGTACGCGGAACGGGGATTCCCGTTGCTGCCCAAGGCCGCCGGGATCATCGACGTGCTTGCGCCGCTGTTCCGCGAGGAGTGGACCGAGACCGGCAAGATCTACCTCGACCGCGGCGTCGCGCCCCGCGCCGGCGCGCTTCTGCGCAATCCGGACCTGGCCGCGACCTTCCGGCGCATCGTCCGGGAGGCCGGCGCGGCCGGCCGGGATCGTGAGCTCGAGATCCAGGCCGCCGTCGACGTGTTCTACGAGGGCTTCGTCGCCGAGGCGATCGACGCGTTCATGGGCTCCGCCGAGGCCCTCGATGCGACCGGCAAGCGGCACGGGGGTCTGCTGCGCGGCGATGATCTGGCGGCGTGGCGGCCCACCGTGGAGCCGCCGGTCACCGCCGGCTACCGAGGGCACGTCGTCCACAAGCCCGGCCCGTGGACGCAGGGACCGGTGTTCCTGCAACAGCTCGCCCTGCTGGAGGGCTTCGATCTGGCCGCGATGCCGCACCTCGGCCCCGATCACCTCCACCTCGTCGTCGAGGCGGCCAAGCTGGCCTTCGGCGACCGGGAGGCCTGGTACGGGGACCCGGACCACGTCGACGTCCCCCTGAAGGAACTGCTGTCCGCGGACTACACCCTCGAGCGCCGGGCCCTGATCGGCGAGCATGCCGCGGCCGCCCTGCGCCCGGGTTCCCCGGGTGGGCGCTCGCCGTGGCTCCCGCCGTTGCCCGAGGCGCCGCCGCCGCTCGAACCGGCTTGGCGGGACCAGCTCGCCCACGGTATCCCCGCGGTGGTGCGGCGCACGTCGCAGAACCGCGACACCACCTGCGTCAGCGCCACGGACCGGGACGGCAACATGGTGGTGGCGACGCAGAGCGGCGGGTGGTTCAGCAGTTCCCCGATCGTCCCCGGCCTCGGCTTCGCGTTGAGCACCCGCGGGCAGATGGCCTGGCTGGCGCAGGGACATCCGAACTCCCTGGCACCGGGTAAGCGGCCGCGCACGACGCTGAGCCCGACCATCGTGCAGGCCGGGTCGGGGGAACCGCTGATGGCCTTCGGTACGCCCGGCGGCGACCAGCAGGACCAGTGGACCCTCAACTTCCTGATCAACCACCTGGACTTCGGCATGACGCCGCAGGCGGCCGTCGAGGCCCTGACGTTCCACACCGGACACGTGCCCTCGTCGTTCACACCACGGCAGCAACCTCCGCCGGTCGTCGTGGTCGAGGAGGGACTCTCGGAGGAGACCGTCGACGGCCTACGCCGGCGGGGACACCGGCTGCAGCAGGTGGCCGCCCAGTCACTGGGCAAGGTGTGTGCGACCGGCCACGCCGGGGACGGGCAGGTGTTCGCGGCCGCGAGCGCGCGAGGGGAGCAGGCGTACGGCATCGTCCGCTGA